One genomic window of Candidatus Trichorickettsia mobilis includes the following:
- a CDS encoding type IV secretion system protein, with translation MAVSCLKETLDKVFFQYNTCKPGTKVTLTSLSPFATFQEALKTSIRAALIIYVIFYGFKVVLNHEYANLDKVAMFILKFLFISYFAVGLGPAFFKEGKLTTKNGMVEFALPFLTSATSDFAYIVFSSGGSKGLCEFDQSKYEKGYKYFALWDAIDCRIGYYLGMQLLYNMSTVLDSLSGSNSSSGDSGNAIQLGSSGKDGTKALKTVGGLTFFAVMFGFFMAGNIIIVICGLVFVIIFTSIMLQFITSYLVCLITLYVMAYISPIFITMALFERTKSYFDSWLKVTLSCALQPAVLAGFVALLLTMYDSAIYKNCQFKRHDYTVSGVNFSTFELREPAGNPTECRDSAGYKLLKHYIGQGWEKYNVILFPIYSIRDIFGLLVNMVYVFVFTYIFYHFSKSFSQFAADITGGPIMDSVTASPQKVVDTAIKAANFIKNAVKASQGDPQAAKELAESAKKDDKKEGSGSGEGGGEGGGGGAEEASDKIGGGSGGGGGGGA, from the coding sequence GTGGCAGTAAGTTGTTTAAAAGAAACGCTAGATAAGGTGTTTTTTCAATATAACACTTGTAAACCTGGAACTAAAGTAACTTTAACTTCGCTTAGTCCATTTGCAACTTTTCAAGAGGCTTTAAAAACATCTATTCGTGCAGCTTTGATTATATATGTAATATTTTATGGTTTTAAAGTAGTGCTAAATCATGAATATGCCAATTTAGACAAAGTAGCAATGTTTATATTGAAGTTTCTATTTATCAGTTATTTTGCAGTAGGACTTGGTCCAGCCTTTTTTAAAGAAGGTAAATTAACTACTAAAAACGGGATGGTAGAATTCGCTTTACCATTTTTAACCAGTGCTACTTCTGATTTTGCTTATATAGTTTTTAGCAGTGGTGGTTCAAAAGGTTTATGTGAATTTGATCAATCAAAGTATGAAAAAGGCTATAAGTATTTTGCATTATGGGATGCTATAGACTGTCGAATAGGTTATTATCTTGGGATGCAGCTATTATATAATATGTCTACAGTTTTAGATTCTTTATCAGGTTCTAATTCATCGTCAGGTGACTCTGGAAATGCAATACAGTTAGGGTCTTCTGGTAAAGATGGAACAAAAGCTTTAAAAACAGTTGGTGGTTTGACGTTTTTCGCAGTAATGTTTGGTTTCTTTATGGCTGGTAACATTATTATTGTCATTTGTGGCTTGGTGTTTGTCATCATATTTACTTCTATCATGTTACAATTCATTACTAGTTATCTAGTATGTTTAATTACGTTATATGTTATGGCTTATATTTCGCCTATATTTATTACCATGGCCTTATTTGAACGGACCAAGAGTTATTTTGATTCATGGTTGAAAGTAACGTTGTCTTGTGCGTTACAGCCAGCAGTATTGGCGGGGTTTGTAGCGTTACTACTTACGATGTATGATTCGGCGATATATAAAAATTGTCAATTTAAACGTCATGATTATACAGTAAGTGGTGTTAATTTTAGTACTTTTGAGTTAAGAGAACCAGCAGGTAATCCTACTGAATGCAGAGATAGTGCCGGATATAAGTTACTCAAACATTATATTGGTCAGGGATGGGAAAAGTATAATGTTATATTATTTCCAATTTATTCAATTAGAGATATTTTTGGATTACTAGTGAATATGGTTTATGTATTTGTATTTACCTATATTTTTTACCATTTCTCAAAATCGTTTAGTCAGTTTGCTGCTGATATTACCGGTGGACCGATTATGGATTCAGTAACTGCAAGCCCACAGAAAGTAGTGGATACAGCAATTAAGGCTGCTAATTTTATTAAAAACGCGGTAAAAGCTTCACAGGGAGACCCACAAGCTGCTAAAGAATTAGCTGAATCAGCGAAAAAAGACGATAAAAAAGAAGGTAGCGGTAGCGGTGAAGGTGGTGGCGAAGGTGGCGGTGGCGGTGCTGAAGAAGCGTCGGATAAGATTGGTGGCGGTAGCGGTGGCGGTGGCGGCGGTGGGGCTTAA
- a CDS encoding type IV secretion system protein produces the protein MQLVYSSLSKIVSALLIIAVVNLSNVQKADAKDIMDSIIDVLTGLTCETQGVGDLLRSEFSHTCIPASFFSFMVANILSPGLYANSVLRLKMNETDLSDTGIPFLKNACERPNRIDPRLARDSTNPSKPDDPKTKLKLSFAVCSNTKLAVVRVKAVAKSAIAIAASMFTGKSPWEDIKKSWDFPKLSYHEDFSNTEEDASGDMIDIGIVPWFPWKVIRENDKLCVATKAFSGWIPVGCKYIKEPYPQSIYASFMDLNQSGSLYTAEDDMALMKCSNTGGCYQRAYNNSKTAVIISGPLIECIREMATRLLASSDVCTFDDIKSVVNSSKRETSSFFKFQRNMHKTVTAFLTIYVIFFGFKILLTGNVPPKAEFVNFVVKVIFVTYFSVGINIQPYSASDYGRLDGMIQWAFPFLLGGMNQMASWIMNASPSELCKFDMSYAKGLEHLALWDALDCRVSHYLGLDFIQTMIVENQARTHDFKNFDFFSFSVPPYYYLLIPAVITGNMTLVSLALMYPLLVISVGAYMVNATVICMISIVILGVLAPLFVPMLLFQYTRGYFDGWVKLMISFMLQPMVVTTFMVTMFSVYDFGFYGSCRYDSKDLKSNDRQTRIFYVSNNWASYDGGEDGDEAKGCKNSLGFMLNNPIAAMYDFGKSSVEEMVKPQSGTDDYMAKFQFLSAITFSPAMFFISPKVLFEKIKDLVLALITACFTLYLMYHFSAQLSEFAADMTEGVSLSAVTIKPQAIFKAGMAAIGAVGGAMKGGAGGAGRGGAGGGAGDKIGGNVGGGSGGGGDKIGGNIGGGGGGGSGGGDKIGGNVGGGGGSANENVGGETESGSGGNTGTGSQNANRSSETEVQQQNISVADTGPMRKLETAEVRENLEKFFSDRNIDSDKLTGFSKSEFSRYVAFSSEEKKFAKVKSVYEAALRNTMNNDKMNGHQEAYAKNIESMFSGTQKAEIAKINASVLSELKPEQKLGGGGGVVKPQTTQDVKSTMSPTQNSAQDLNSNVNKGGGAMELFGSVQRTEGSIDEKLKQFGNLNSSNNVDGVDKKSSSVPEKDSSTQAPTKDDESLSKTVERKDTIVENNAPESQENQDKEKEDLNQSKESNVNQGEGGDKT, from the coding sequence ATGCAACTTGTATATTCCAGCTTATCTAAAATTGTGTCAGCGTTGTTGATAATTGCTGTAGTAAATTTGAGTAATGTACAAAAAGCAGACGCAAAAGATATTATGGATTCAATTATTGATGTTCTTACAGGTCTTACCTGTGAGACTCAAGGAGTTGGAGATTTGCTGCGTTCAGAATTCTCACATACTTGTATTCCGGCTTCATTTTTTTCTTTTATGGTGGCTAATATTTTGTCACCTGGTCTTTATGCTAATTCAGTGCTGCGTTTAAAAATGAATGAAACAGATCTTAGTGATACTGGTATACCATTTCTTAAAAACGCTTGTGAGCGTCCAAATCGAATAGACCCAAGGCTTGCAAGAGATTCAACCAATCCAAGCAAACCTGATGATCCAAAGACCAAGCTAAAATTAAGTTTTGCGGTATGTAGCAATACTAAATTAGCTGTAGTTCGTGTGAAAGCGGTAGCGAAATCTGCAATTGCCATTGCTGCGTCAATGTTTACTGGTAAAAGTCCATGGGAGGATATCAAAAAATCATGGGATTTTCCAAAATTATCTTACCACGAAGATTTTAGTAATACAGAGGAAGATGCTTCAGGTGACATGATTGATATTGGGATAGTGCCTTGGTTTCCATGGAAGGTGATAAGAGAGAATGATAAATTATGTGTTGCAACTAAGGCATTTAGTGGTTGGATACCAGTAGGTTGTAAATATATAAAAGAACCATATCCTCAATCAATTTATGCAAGCTTTATGGATTTAAACCAATCTGGCTCTTTGTATACTGCTGAAGATGATATGGCGTTAATGAAATGTAGTAATACTGGCGGTTGTTACCAAAGAGCGTATAATAATTCTAAAACTGCCGTAATTATCTCTGGTCCATTAATCGAATGTATTCGAGAGATGGCTACTCGTTTGCTAGCAAGTAGTGACGTTTGTACTTTTGATGATATTAAGTCGGTAGTGAATTCATCTAAGCGGGAAACTAGTTCATTTTTTAAGTTTCAACGAAACATGCATAAAACTGTTACTGCTTTTTTAACCATATATGTGATTTTCTTTGGATTTAAAATTTTATTGACAGGAAATGTGCCGCCAAAAGCCGAATTTGTCAATTTTGTCGTAAAGGTTATTTTTGTTACATATTTTTCAGTAGGAATCAATATTCAGCCTTATAGTGCTTCAGACTATGGCAGGTTGGATGGAATGATTCAGTGGGCATTCCCGTTTTTACTTGGTGGGATGAATCAAATGGCGAGTTGGATCATGAATGCTTCTCCTTCTGAATTATGTAAGTTTGATATGAGTTATGCAAAAGGTCTTGAGCATCTTGCTTTGTGGGACGCTTTAGATTGTAGAGTAAGTCATTATCTAGGACTAGATTTTATCCAAACTATGATAGTAGAGAATCAAGCTCGTACTCATGATTTTAAAAATTTTGATTTCTTTAGCTTTTCGGTACCACCATATTATTATTTACTAATTCCAGCGGTAATAACTGGGAATATGACTTTAGTATCTCTTGCTTTAATGTACCCATTATTAGTGATTTCAGTTGGTGCTTATATGGTTAATGCCACTGTGATTTGTATGATTTCAATAGTAATCCTTGGAGTGTTGGCGCCATTATTTGTACCGATGTTGTTATTTCAATATACTAGAGGTTATTTTGATGGCTGGGTAAAGCTAATGATATCATTTATGTTGCAACCTATGGTAGTAACAACTTTTATGGTTACGATGTTTTCAGTCTATGATTTTGGCTTTTATGGAAGTTGTAGGTATGATTCAAAGGATTTAAAAAGTAATGATCGACAAACAAGGATATTTTACGTTAGCAACAATTGGGCTAGTTATGATGGTGGTGAGGATGGCGATGAAGCTAAGGGATGTAAAAACAGCTTAGGGTTTATGCTAAATAATCCCATAGCTGCTATGTACGATTTTGGTAAATCTTCAGTTGAAGAAATGGTAAAACCCCAAAGTGGCACTGATGATTATATGGCAAAATTTCAGTTCTTAAGTGCAATTACTTTTTCACCAGCAATGTTTTTTATTTCGCCTAAGGTGCTATTTGAAAAGATCAAAGATTTAGTGTTGGCATTAATTACGGCTTGTTTTACTTTGTACTTGATGTACCACTTTAGCGCGCAATTGTCGGAATTTGCTGCGGATATGACTGAAGGAGTTTCTCTCAGTGCGGTTACCATAAAACCGCAAGCGATATTTAAAGCAGGAATGGCGGCTATTGGTGCGGTTGGTGGGGCAATGAAAGGTGGTGCTGGCGGTGCTGGGAGAGGTGGCGCTGGTGGTGGTGCTGGCGATAAGATTGGTGGTAATGTTGGCGGTGGTAGCGGCGGTGGTGGCGATAAGATTGGTGGAAATATTGGCGGTGGTGGTGGTGGTGGCAGCGGTGGCGGAGATAAGATTGGTGGTAATGTTGGCGGCGGTGGTGGAAGCGCAAATGAAAATGTTGGTGGTGAAACTGAAAGTGGTTCTGGAGGAAATACTGGTACTGGATCTCAAAATGCTAATAGATCATCAGAAACTGAGGTACAACAACAAAATATTTCAGTTGCCGATACTGGGCCAATGAGGAAGCTAGAGACAGCTGAGGTTAGAGAAAATCTAGAGAAATTCTTTAGCGATCGTAATATTGACTCTGATAAGCTTACTGGCTTTTCTAAATCAGAGTTTTCAAGATATGTGGCTTTTTCCAGTGAAGAGAAAAAATTTGCTAAGGTGAAGTCAGTATATGAAGCAGCACTCAGAAATACTATGAATAATGATAAGATGAATGGACACCAGGAAGCTTATGCTAAAAATATCGAATCAATGTTTTCTGGAACACAAAAGGCAGAAATCGCTAAAATCAATGCTAGTGTCTTAAGTGAATTAAAGCCGGAACAAAAACTGGGTGGTGGCGGGGGCGTGGTAAAACCACAAACTACACAAGATGTTAAATCTACCATGAGTCCTACTCAAAATAGCGCCCAGGATCTAAATAGTAATGTTAATAAAGGTGGTGGTGCTATGGAATTATTTGGTTCTGTACAAAGAACTGAAGGGAGTATCGATGAAAAATTAAAGCAATTCGGTAATTTAAATAGTAGTAATAACGTCGACGGCGTTGATAAGAAAAGTTCATCAGTGCCTGAAAAAGATAGTAGTACACAAGCACCAACCAAAGATGATGAGTCATTATCAAAAACTGTAGAAAGAAAAGATACTATTGTAGAAAATAATGCGCCAGAATCTCAGGAAAATCAAGATAAAGAGAAAGAGGATTTAAATCAGTCGAAAGAATCAAACGTAAATCAGGGTGAAGGTGGTGATAAAACATAA
- a CDS encoding VirB4 family type IV secretion/conjugal transfer ATPase yields MKLFKTTAAKESKARREKPVSHFIPYKCHWDSNTILTKKNELLQVIKISGFSFETADDDDLDIRKSMRNSLLKTMASGNIILYFHTVRRRKPVVSKMHYSIDPTIKVPNDFIAYLSNEWRKKHSGAASFFNELYISILYKPDTAGAAIVEHLLKKLQQSSNKSAWESDMREMKESLQEMSTRVLNTFRDYDAKLLGIEKSSSGYNCEILGFLGTIVNCGQSMPMIVPRGQIDQYIPTHRLFFGSRSIEARGASGRKYAGIVSILEYGPSTSAGMFDGFLQMPFEFIMTQSFVFSNRTVAISAMTLQQNRMIQAQDKAVSQIAEISQALDMAMSGDIGFGEHHFSVLCIDENLKALENALSMASVELSNCGLQPVREKVNVEPSYWGQLPGNIDYIIRKSTINTLNMSGFASMHNYPIGKISGNHWGEHVTILDTTSGTPFYFNFHVRDVGHTLIIGPTGAGKTVLMNFLCAQAQKFKPRMFFFDKDRGGEIFIRALGGIYTVIDPGKQCNFNPLQLPDNGENRSFILDWFKILVTTNGETISAEDIKLLTQALDGNYRLNKKDRRLRNIVPFLGIDGPGTLAGRIAMWHSKGSHAKIFDNEEDNIDLAKARVFGFEMAELLKDTISLSPVLLYVFHRINISLDGFPTMIVLDEAWALIDNPVFAPKIKDWLKVLRKLNTFVIFATQSVEDAAKSRISDTLIQQTATQIFLPNLKATDVYRSAFMLSQREYILIKTTDPASRYFLIKQGISAVVAKVNLSGMTNIVNVLSGRAETVLLLDRIRAEYGENPEKWLPIFYEEVKAI; encoded by the coding sequence ATTAAATTATTTAAAACTACTGCCGCAAAAGAATCTAAGGCGCGTCGAGAAAAACCAGTGTCACACTTTATTCCTTATAAGTGTCATTGGGATAGTAATACTATTTTGACCAAGAAAAATGAATTGCTTCAGGTGATAAAGATTAGTGGTTTTTCATTCGAAACTGCTGATGATGATGATTTAGATATCCGAAAAAGTATGAGAAATTCATTACTAAAGACAATGGCGTCAGGTAATATTATTCTATATTTTCATACGGTCAGAAGACGAAAACCAGTGGTTAGTAAGATGCATTACAGCATTGATCCAACCATAAAAGTACCTAATGATTTTATTGCATATCTGTCTAATGAATGGAGAAAGAAACATTCTGGTGCCGCTTCATTTTTTAACGAATTATATATTAGTATTTTATATAAGCCAGATACAGCCGGTGCTGCTATAGTAGAACATTTGTTAAAGAAATTACAACAGAGTTCCAATAAATCAGCTTGGGAAAGTGATATGCGGGAGATGAAAGAAAGTCTCCAAGAAATGAGTACGAGAGTTTTAAATACATTTAGAGATTATGATGCAAAATTACTAGGAATTGAAAAATCTAGTAGCGGCTATAATTGTGAAATTTTAGGCTTTTTAGGGACTATAGTAAATTGTGGCCAATCAATGCCCATGATCGTTCCACGAGGACAAATTGACCAATATATACCAACTCATAGGTTGTTTTTTGGATCTCGTTCAATTGAGGCTCGTGGAGCAAGTGGACGAAAATACGCTGGTATAGTAAGTATATTGGAATATGGCCCTAGTACCTCAGCTGGGATGTTTGACGGTTTTTTACAAATGCCTTTTGAATTTATCATGACCCAGAGTTTTGTGTTTTCTAACAGAACTGTAGCCATTAGTGCGATGACATTACAACAAAATCGAATGATTCAGGCTCAAGATAAGGCGGTGTCGCAAATTGCTGAGATCTCGCAAGCGCTTGATATGGCGATGAGTGGAGATATTGGTTTTGGTGAACATCATTTTTCTGTTCTATGTATAGACGAGAATTTGAAAGCTTTAGAAAATGCATTATCCATGGCCTCGGTAGAATTATCTAACTGTGGCCTGCAACCAGTACGTGAAAAAGTAAATGTCGAGCCTAGCTATTGGGGGCAGTTGCCAGGCAATATAGATTATATAATTAGAAAATCTACTATCAATACACTTAATATGTCGGGGTTTGCTTCGATGCATAATTATCCGATTGGTAAAATTTCTGGTAATCATTGGGGAGAGCATGTAACTATTCTGGATACTACTTCTGGCACTCCTTTCTATTTTAATTTTCATGTGAGGGATGTTGGTCATACTTTAATTATTGGCCCTACCGGGGCTGGTAAAACTGTGTTAATGAATTTTTTATGTGCTCAGGCACAGAAATTTAAGCCACGCATGTTCTTTTTTGATAAAGATCGTGGCGGTGAAATTTTTATTCGTGCACTTGGTGGTATTTATACCGTCATTGATCCTGGTAAGCAATGTAATTTTAATCCGTTGCAATTACCGGATAATGGAGAAAATAGGTCGTTTATATTAGACTGGTTTAAGATATTAGTAACCACTAATGGAGAAACTATTTCTGCTGAAGATATTAAATTATTAACCCAAGCGTTAGATGGCAATTATCGATTAAACAAAAAAGATCGAAGATTACGCAATATAGTTCCTTTTTTGGGTATCGATGGACCAGGTACTTTGGCCGGTAGAATCGCTATGTGGCACAGCAAGGGATCGCATGCAAAAATATTTGATAATGAGGAAGATAATATTGATTTGGCTAAAGCTAGAGTGTTTGGTTTTGAAATGGCTGAATTATTGAAAGATACTATTAGTCTATCACCAGTATTATTGTATGTGTTTCACCGTATTAATATTTCTCTGGATGGTTTTCCAACAATGATAGTGCTTGATGAGGCATGGGCGTTAATTGATAACCCGGTGTTTGCTCCAAAAATCAAGGATTGGTTAAAAGTTCTAAGAAAATTAAATACTTTTGTTATTTTTGCTACACAGAGTGTGGAAGATGCTGCGAAAAGTAGAATAAGTGATACTTTAATACAACAAACGGCAACACAAATATTTTTACCTAATCTTAAAGCAACGGATGTGTATCGTAGTGCTTTTATGTTAAGTCAGAGAGAATATATTTTGATTAAGACTACCGATCCTGCATCTCGGTATTTTTTAATAAAACAAGGAATAAGTGCTGTAGTGGCTAAGGTTAATTTAAGTGGTATGACTAATATAGTTAATGTACTATCAGGTAGGGCAGAAACAGTATTATTACTTGATCGGATTCGAGCAGAGTATGGGGAAAACCCAGAAAAATGGTTGCCGATATTTTATGAAGAAGTAAAAGCAATATAA
- a CDS encoding VirB3 family type IV secretion system protein yields the protein MAGQLTSDPLFVGLTRPTMIFGVSIQFAMLNMMISVGAFIQTSGIGIIFIAGAVHLVGYLLCFKEPRFMELYLNKGSKCNQCPNKSFYGANSYSI from the coding sequence ATGGCGGGACAATTAACATCAGATCCATTGTTTGTAGGATTAACCAGGCCTACAATGATATTTGGCGTCAGTATCCAATTTGCGATGTTGAATATGATGATTTCGGTTGGAGCATTTATTCAAACTTCGGGTATAGGTATTATTTTTATTGCTGGTGCAGTTCACTTGGTAGGGTATTTATTGTGTTTTAAAGAACCAAGGTTTATGGAGCTTTATTTAAATAAAGGTAGTAAGTGTAACCAATGTCCTAATAAATCTTTTTATGGTGCAAATTCATATAGTATTTGA
- a CDS encoding IS630 family transposase: MLTELLPKNIDRCNVDIWSQDETRVGQQGSLTRIWAKRGTRPRKVRQQQFISTYIYGAACHDTGESFALILPYANTRAMNKFLEDLSLTTQSNRHIALLMDNAGWHTAKKLTVPSNITLIPLPPYAPELNAMEQVWEWIKNHFLSNQCYGAYEDIVTMACYAWNQLAQNVDLVKSIMYRDWINTPC; the protein is encoded by the coding sequence ATGTTAACAGAATTATTACCAAAAAATATCGATAGATGTAACGTTGATATATGGTCTCAGGATGAAACTCGAGTTGGGCAACAAGGTAGCTTAACTCGTATATGGGCTAAACGCGGCACTAGACCCCGTAAAGTTCGGCAACAGCAATTCATTTCAACATACATTTACGGAGCTGCTTGCCATGATACGGGAGAATCTTTTGCATTAATTTTACCATATGCCAACACACGGGCAATGAATAAATTCTTAGAAGACCTTTCTCTCACTACTCAAAGCAACCGACATATAGCTTTACTAATGGATAATGCAGGTTGGCACACAGCCAAAAAACTAACTGTTCCAAGCAATATCACTTTGATACCGCTTCCGCCTTATGCACCAGAACTTAATGCAATGGAACAAGTTTGGGAGTGGATCAAAAATCATTTCTTGTCTAACCAATGTTACGGTGCATATGAAGATATTGTCACTATGGCTTGTTACGCTTGGAATCAACTTGCTCAGAATGTAGATTTAGTAAAATCAATTATGTATAGAGACTGGATAAATACACCGTGTTAA
- a CDS encoding helix-turn-helix domain-containing protein encodes MPLGFHDHDFIKMMKHEPHGRNRIRLLAMYHLQLGKSFKAISAIVKLHWKTVQSWLRRFRNHGFEGLFESQRSGAPRKINTLQESALFDKINMLSESETGGYITAKELHNMLLEEYGAKCALKTVYNTMHRLGFSWITSRSMHPKSNQETQNTYKKTSQTC; translated from the coding sequence TTGCCGCTAGGTTTTCATGATCATGATTTTATAAAAATGATGAAACATGAGCCGCATGGTCGGAATCGCATACGTTTATTGGCGATGTATCACCTTCAATTAGGCAAATCTTTTAAAGCCATATCTGCAATAGTGAAGTTGCACTGGAAAACCGTGCAATCATGGCTCAGAAGATTTAGAAATCATGGTTTTGAAGGTTTATTTGAATCACAAAGAAGCGGCGCTCCTAGGAAGATTAACACTCTACAAGAATCTGCTCTTTTTGATAAAATCAATATGCTCAGTGAAAGTGAAACTGGCGGGTATATAACCGCAAAGGAGCTACATAACATGTTGCTTGAGGAATATGGCGCTAAATGCGCTTTAAAAACAGTCTACAATACTATGCATCGCCTTGGTTTTAGCTGGATTACTTCTCGTTCAATGCATCCAAAGTCAAATCAAGAGACTCAAAATACATATAAAAAAACTTCCCAGACATGTTAA
- a CDS encoding NUDIX hydrolase: MHLLVINNDNLLLYLRQNTGFGDGMYSVISGHVDGNESVTTAMIREAKEEAGIDIKRADLEITYVMHRKTPNQEVIDYFMKVTKWQNKIQNLEPTKCKELKFFNINDLPDNMIPYVKVAIEHSLQGIKFSEFGWD; this comes from the coding sequence GTGCATCTTTTAGTAATCAATAATGATAATTTGCTATTATATTTAAGACAAAACACCGGATTTGGTGATGGTATGTATAGTGTGATATCAGGCCACGTTGACGGCAATGAATCAGTAACTACAGCAATGATAAGAGAAGCTAAAGAAGAAGCAGGCATTGACATAAAACGTGCTGATCTTGAAATTACCTATGTCATGCACCGCAAAACACCAAATCAGGAAGTAATAGATTACTTTATGAAAGTTACAAAATGGCAAAATAAAATTCAAAACTTAGAACCTACAAAATGTAAAGAATTGAAATTTTTTAACATAAATGATCTACCAGATAATATGATACCTTATGTTAAGGTTGCTATAGAACATAGCCTACAGGGAATTAAGTTTAGTGAATTTGGTTGGGATTAA
- a CDS encoding pentapeptide repeat-containing protein, whose protein sequence is MKILVILLLLFSGCSEQSRNSDGLLTDAQSNKVKEFIVNNRNNKLEPDIKKEFGSNLRGLKLTGVNLSGLDLSGIDLSFCQMSRINFSATTFKDVILEKSIIQDSDFSNTIINNINARYADFQASIFEKATIKNVDFFNSNFEEADFTGTTLDQVNFTKSNLIATIFEQSNINNSNFQQSNLGQGEFKKAQITESVFYGTDLSNVQANSIKIQNCYFESADLTNANFTLATLTDSNFSHSLFDEIKLIEAQINNCAFLFTSFQHAHFIKTLITQCNLQNADLSNVNFEQAKITDSNLQNTNLNGATVSAVNIKKVNATSSNLHTAGITNTTIEDSNLQNIMLNNTTINNLTIINSDLTGGTFINSSVDKSQFKQSKLNKIFSKATNLTKVKFTSSNITQSAFTDSNLQEVTFDSSQIVNSQVNNVRGTKINLINSTATKTLILNTEGFEQFQSDTNILSLKDLQNVSNLSNMNFQELSLANLTFKPQINFANTIFKQTDLSKSKMQSCIFDYADLTGANLTDADLSGSRFTSSNFKSTILYRTKFDYADLTNLDFSNSLIDTISLVNTKLDGTVGIVKP, encoded by the coding sequence ATGAAAATATTAGTTATTTTACTACTGCTTTTTTCTGGATGCTCAGAACAATCTAGAAATAGTGATGGGTTATTGACCGATGCTCAAAGTAATAAAGTAAAAGAATTTATCGTTAATAACCGTAACAATAAATTAGAACCTGATATAAAAAAAGAATTTGGTTCAAATCTTAGAGGTCTAAAGCTTACAGGAGTGAATCTTTCTGGTTTAGATCTATCAGGTATAGATCTGAGTTTTTGTCAGATGTCACGTATTAATTTCTCAGCAACAACCTTTAAAGATGTAATTTTAGAAAAGTCAATAATTCAAGATAGTGATTTCTCTAATACTATCATTAATAATATAAATGCTAGATATGCAGATTTTCAAGCTTCTATCTTTGAGAAAGCAACTATAAAAAATGTTGATTTTTTTAATAGCAATTTTGAAGAAGCTGATTTTACCGGAACAACACTAGATCAAGTCAATTTTACAAAATCTAACTTGATAGCTACAATTTTTGAACAAAGTAATATTAATAATAGTAATTTTCAACAAAGTAATTTGGGACAAGGTGAATTCAAAAAAGCACAAATTACTGAATCAGTTTTTTATGGTACAGATTTAAGTAATGTACAGGCAAATAGTATCAAGATCCAAAATTGTTATTTTGAATCTGCTGATTTAACGAATGCTAATTTTACTTTAGCCACATTAACCGATTCTAATTTTTCTCACTCACTTTTCGATGAAATTAAACTTATAGAGGCTCAAATAAATAATTGCGCTTTTTTATTTACTTCTTTTCAGCATGCTCATTTTATTAAAACACTTATTACCCAGTGCAATCTACAAAATGCAGACTTAAGTAATGTAAATTTTGAACAAGCGAAAATTACGGACAGTAATTTACAAAATACAAACCTAAATGGAGCTACCGTGTCAGCTGTAAATATCAAAAAGGTTAATGCTACCAGCAGCAACCTTCATACAGCCGGAATTACCAATACTACCATAGAAGATTCTAATCTTCAGAATATCATGCTAAATAATACTACCATTAATAATCTAACAATTATTAACTCTGATCTGACCGGAGGAACGTTTATTAATTCATCAGTTGATAAATCTCAATTTAAGCAGTCAAAGCTTAATAAGATATTCAGTAAAGCTACAAATTTAACTAAAGTAAAATTTACTTCAAGTAATATCACTCAATCAGCTTTTACAGACTCTAATCTACAAGAAGTAACATTCGATTCTTCGCAAATAGTCAATTCACAAGTTAATAATGTTAGAGGGACTAAAATCAATCTGATTAATTCTACTGCAACCAAAACGTTAATATTAAACACAGAAGGCTTTGAACAATTTCAATCAGATACCAATATTTTATCTTTAAAAGATTTACAAAATGTCAGTAATTTATCTAATATGAATTTTCAAGAATTATCTTTGGCAAATTTGACTTTTAAACCGCAAATAAATTTTGCTAATACTATATTTAAACAAACAGACTTATCTAAAAGCAAAATGCAAAGCTGTATATTTGATTACGCTGATTTAACTGGAGCTAATTTAACTGACGCAGATTTAAGTGGTTCAAGATTTACCAGCAGCAATTTTAAATCTACTATACTATATCGTACAAAATTTGATTATGCTGATTTAACTAATTTAGATTTTAGTAATAGTTTGATCGATACTATATCTTTAGTTAATACAAAACTTGATGGTACCGTTGGGATTGTAAAACCTTAA